Genomic window (Candidatus Aquicultor sp.):
TCGGCACTCAGGCGTTTTGCAGCAAGCTCGAATGATGTGCGCGTGCGCGTGCTCGGCTCGAAGAAGAGATTAATCACCGTGCGCCCGCGAAGTGTTGGAACTTTTTTAATCGGACGCGCGGAAACCTCTCTGAACGAATCGGCCATATCAAGGATGAGCGAAATCTCATCGCTTGTAAGCTGGTTTATGCTCACTAGATCTTTATGACGTAATCCCACGTGAACCCCTTACTCTTCCTCACCGATAACGACTGAGTCTTTATTATCAATTTCCGACACGTTGACTTGTACGCGTTCTTTGCGAGCCGTCGGAATATTTTTGCCGACATAATCCGCGCGAATCGGCACCTCTCTGTGCCCGCGGTCGATCATTACCGCCAGCTGAATCGCTGCCGGCCTGCCGTAATCCATAATCGCGTCGAGCGAAGCCCTGGTCGTGCGGCCCGTGAAGAGCACGTCGTCGACGAGGATGATGGTTTTATCCCGCACATCAAACGGGATTTCGGTTTTGTAAATCTTCGGTGTTGCGAAGGTGGAAACATCATCGCGGTACATGCTGATATCGAGCGAACCAACCGGGATGTCGACCATTTCAATCTGTTTGATCTTTTCCGCCAACCTGCGAGCAAAAAAAATACCGCGGTTGCGGATTCCTACCAATGCCAGGTTTTCCGCCCCACGGTTGTTTTCTAAAATTTCATGGGCGATCCTGGTGATCGCGCGCTCCATTGCGGTGCTGTCCATGACGAGTGCTTTTTCTTTAAAGCCCATTTATCGCTCCCTTTTTCGGTGCAAAAAAATACCTTCTCTGCGGGCTGCAAGAAGGTAGGCATGTGGGCGCTTAAGCTTAACATATTCTGTTGCCATCCTTGCCAGCCTCACAGGACTAGATTTAAAGGTCTCAATAACAATAACAGAAAGTCAAAAGCAGTGCAACCATTTTCGCACGCAGATCTGCCAAACTTTTATATCATTTCCGCATGCCTTACATGCGACCGTATAGCCTTAATGCTAAGGCTCACCCGCCTCTTCAGAAATCCGTGCTTCAATTTCTTCCAGGCTTTCCGGCACTTCGTCTTCTTCCATCCGGCGTAAATGCAGGTGCTTGCGTATAGGGGCCCAAATTGCAAGCAGCAGGACCAGAACACCCATGACGTACCATCCGATATCTTGAAGCCATATCAGCCAGATTGTAATTTGCTGCTTGCGCGCGTAGCCCTGCCAATCGCTATTGAGCTGCTTTTGATTGCGCCCTACCGCGCGAAGCAGTGCCGTATCAAAATCCTCACCTGCCTGCATCCTATCGATTGCCCCATAGAGTTTATTGCGGCCGAATTTGTCGGCGACAAAACTGACCATCTGGTACGCTTGCGCGTAATCCTGCTGTGAGCCGGCCCAGCCACTATTGCTATGGTTACCGACTAACTGCGGGATATCCCTCGTCAACATATAACTATCGAGGTTGGCGACATCGACACCGGGTTGAGATTCATACGTCGCAAGCCCTTCGATAAACCATTCGGGCACGGTGTCGATTCTCGGAACGCTGCGCATAAAGATGATATGGTTGATTTCATGGGTTAACGTAATAGTTGCGTTGCCGACGCCATTTAAGATTGAAACCAGGTTCTGCCCAGGAGCCGCGTATCCAGCGGCATTATCAGAGGGGCTATCGCTTAAAAAAGCGGCACGGTCCGTGTAGACGTAAAGTTTTATTTTTTGTTGCTGTTCGAAATGGTAGCGCCCGGCCATATCTATATAGATAGATTCTGCAGTTTGCCCGATACTTCGCATATTGGCACGTTTGGTCGCAAAAATTATAAAATGAGGCGTTTGCAGCGAGGTCCAATCTCTCTGCGATGTAATGGCAACAGCGCTACCAGCGCTACTGGCAAGTATGGCAAGCCCTAGCGTAATAATAACTGCGATATTTTTAATCATAAAACCGGCGCCATTATGGCTCGCCATTGTCTCTTACCTCCTTGACCCTGTTGTTACGCTTCGGTAAACTAGGTCAGTCAGGCATTGTTTTCCCAGTGCAGAGCAACCAATTGGAGCGGACATGAGACTCAGTTACTCGGCAATCTCAACATATCAGAAATGCCCTCTCTCCTACAAATTCCAATATATCGAGAGAATTCCGACAAAACCGTCGCATCATTTGAGTTTTGGAAGCAGCGTGCATGCGGCGCTTGAGTTCTTCTACTCCGTGATCGAGGGAGCCGAGCCGTACAGCCTCGAGCGACTTTTACGGGAACTCGATAACGTCTGGCTGAGTGAAGGATACGAAAGCCTTGCGCATCAGCAAGAATATAAAGATAAAGGCCGCGCTATCCTTACCAAGTTTTACGAGGCAAATGTTGCAGCGTTTGCTAAACCGGTGGCCGTTGAACAACGATTTGCGATCTCGCTCGGCAACGATCTTACGCTCTCAGGTATAATCGACCGTATCGACCGCCGACCCGATGGCGGCTTTGAAATCATCGATTACAAAACCAACGGCAAACTGCCGCCTCGCACAAAAATTAAAACCGACCTACAGCTTCCCATCTACCATATGGCGGTCGAAGATATGTACGGGATTGCACCGAAACAAGTTACGCTGTACTTTCTCGTGCCGGGCGAAAAGATGAGCGCCAGTAAGACGAAGACTGATATAGACAGGGCAAAAGATACGATCTACAAAGTCGCCGACGGTATTAAACGCGATACCGAACACGGCTTATTTGAGCCGCTCGGGAACCCGCTTTGTCCGTGGTGTGATTTCATCGAGCTGTGCCCTATGCACAAAAACGATCCCGTAATCATGGCCAAAGCTGCTGCAAACGGTAAGCTCGCCGGACTTGCAGCCCGCAAAGAGCAAAGCTCTATCCAAAACCAACCGGCGACAAGCGCAATGATAACCGAACTTAAGAAGAGCGCAACTCAAATCGAGCGCGTTGTCGATGAGTATTTTGACCTGGTTAACACGATTGAAGCGGCCCGCACCAGGCTTAACGAGCTTCAGCCGGTCATTCATGAGTACTGCGAGAAAAACAAGCTAGCCTCAATACGCGGCACACACGGGCAACTTTCGCGCAGCGCTCGCAAAACCACTCACTATAATATAGACAAATTGCGGGCGCTTCTTGAGCCTCGCGGCTTATGGGAAAAGGTGCTAGACGTTAACGGCGCGCTGTTGAAACAACTGCTGGAAGACTCGGCTTCCGAGGATGAGCTGAGAAAACTTATCGCCACCGCCAAAGAAGTCGAAGAAATCGGCTACGTCCTTTATATTAAAGATGAACCGGCTGACGAGTAAATTTGTCACCATCTTCATAAATACCACCTACAAGTATCCACCCAGCCGGTATTAGCAGGAATAAGCTGTTAAGGAGCATTTATGAAACGTTTTTCGGCCACTCTGACCTGCCTTCTGTCAATCTTTTTACTTTCGATATTGCTCTCAGCGTGTGAAAAAGCAAATAATAACTCCTCAGCAAAGTCATTAACCGTAAACGTGGTACTTCCCAGAACGATATTTGTGGGTGATTATCAGGCACGTTGCACTCCAAGAAAAATCACGTATCTCAAAACGCTCCCTCTTCTTACTGCGAAAACCGAGCAATTTTCTGAAAAAGAGGTCATCGGGTGGTTTAAGCCGAGCAGTATTACGACATCACAAGCAGTATCAACTGATGTAAGCTGGTCGTTTAGCAGAAACTTATACGGCCTCTATGTAGCAAACCAGATAGCCGCCGACGCGGGACAAAAGGCTTGGGACTTGCAGGGCGAAGAAACGGGCACGCTGGTTATCAGACAAGTTCCTGATAATTTCCTCACGCCGAATATCTCTTTCTCTAACCCAACGGAGTATCATTCATACGGTCTAATACCGAAAGGACCTGAACCACAGCCAAAGGTCATATTTGTTAGGGAGTCGATATCTGAGACGGAAGCTATTGTGAAAGCCGATGCGTATATAAACGCGCACGGAGGCATGCCGGCAGACGCCGTTCGACACGCTGTATCAATCGAAAGCGGTGTTATAGTTAAGGAACAGGGTAAGCGGGTTTATCCTATCAACAGCATATATGGATACTCGGTCAGCTATAGCCAGCGCTACCAGGGTATTCCTGTTTATCTCGACAGTATCGCGGTAACCCTTGATGAGGTGGGCGTTACCAGCTATTCTCGCACGTGGCACAAATTCGAAGCTATAAGCCCGCCAAAACCCATTATTAACCCACGAAAAGCAGTTGATGCAGCTGTGAAATATCTTACGCCAGGCATCAACTCCCGTGAAGGTATCGTGGTAAGCCGAGTACAACTACGGTACTATAACTCGCAATCGCTCGAGTTTCCATGGCGCTCCAGCGTTCCGAAGAATGAGCTGAGCCCATACTGGTATATTCGCGTCAATAACCATGACGTGCGCGTTAACGCTTTAACCGGTAATATCGTTGAGCCTAATCTCGGTTCTAACGCGGAATCGGACGCAACTGTAAAGAAGGTCGATATACATCAACCCTAAAGATTTACCTAAGGACGAGGCAACACGACGCCTGAACTTTACGGATGATGGTTATAATAAGTACCGGTTTACTCAATAATCTCAATTTCGGGACCGGTGTATCCGCGAATCTTATCTCTGAAGCAGTATCCGATTAGTTTATAGATAAGCTTTGCAGCAAAGAAGTCGCTCGCAGGGTTTCCAGAAATCGGTGCAAGCTCTACCACGTCAAATCCGACGACCTTTTTATGGAATGTTATCTCGTCGATTATTCTAAGCAGCTCATACCAGGTAATCCCGCCCGGTTCCGGTGTGCCTACCGCCGGAACCTCCGACGGATCGAAAACGTCCATGTCGATTGTTATGTACACGGTATCGCCCAGGGCGTCAACAATGTCTTCAACGCCGTAATAGCCAAACTTGTACTGCGGGGCGGATACAGAAAATATATTTTTCTCTTTTATAAATGCGGCTTCCTCCGCACTACTGTTGCGTACGCCAAGTTGGGCGAAACTAATTCCCTCGTCGTAAATGCGCCGCATAACGCAAGCGTGACTATATTTTGTTTCCTCGTAGGTATCACGGAGGTCGGTGTGGGCGTCTAGCTGCAGCACGGTAATATCAGGATAACGCTCGCGTAACGCCTGCACGGCTCCGAGCGTGATCGAGTGCTCTCCCCCGATCATTACCGGAAATTTATTTCCCTCGACAACGTTAAGAACAGCCTGTTTAACATCCTTGATCTGTTCTTTCGGCCCTGCCATGTTGGGTAAAAGCTCGTTCATCGTGTGTATGCCGACTTTTTTGTAGATTTCGGTCTCGAACTCCATATCGTAGAGCTCAACCTGACGAGAGGCATTGATTATAGCGAGTGGGCCTTCCCTTGTCCCCGCTTTATACGTTGTGGTTGCGTCATACGGCACGGGCACTATGACGACATCCGCCTCATCAAATGAGCTGTTTTCATCTATTCCAAGAAAATTAAAGGGTAACGACGCGTACATCCATACCTCCGGAAATATTATTGCATGCCAGAACAGGCATAGTATTATCTACCACATTAATTGTAAGTGTTAAGCGTTGTTTTGCAAGCCAAAGATAGGCTTGGCAGCATATTGCACGACGATCGGATGCATTTAGACGGCAGGAGCCGCATGAGAAATGTTACCACTGGAAATGGGTTCTCCCCGCCTTCGAAATTTCGAAGAACGGGGAGATTAATTGAGTAACATAAAATCCGCCTTGTGTCGGTTTACATTTCTTAGAACCGAGGAATGTGCTTAGCTTCTACATCCTCTTTCTTGATACCGAGCTGCCTGCAAATCGATTCGAGTATCTTATCGCAACTCGTAGCTCCACAGGTAAACACATCAAGGGCCATCTTGCCGTCATCGGCATAGGTATGCACGGAAACATGGCTCTCGTCGAGCATGATAAATGCCGTGCAACCCGGCGATGAGTTGTGTCCAAAATGGTACCTGGACTGGTTAATGATGTTCGCACCAACTTCATTCGCCGCGTTAACGATGGTCTGAAGTAGCTTCTTGTCGTCCACAAGCAGGTCAAACGCCTGGTTGTGGACGTCCACAATTAAGTGATTACCCTTGTTCATCTCTCAATCCTTTCTAGTTGATTTCCAACCCAACTAAAGTTTCTTTTCCTATTGAAATCCTTATTGGATTGCATAAACGCACCTATAATGAGCGGCAATCCGATAGTCGCATCTAAGTACACGGTTGCAATTTGGGCATCTTTGGTTATCTTGCCCCAAGATTGCGCTTCCTCGAAAGTGCAACCGCTTAGACCACCCCATTTCGGATCATCCGTAGTAATTTGTATGGCATATTTGTGGCCGGGGATCTTTCGATAGCCCATTGTGTCAAGCATTGGCTCAAGCTGTTGAATATAATTCTTGGGCACGCCGCCTCCAACGTAAATTGCCCCTGTTTCCTCGGCCTTTAGTTTAATCTGAGCGATCTCATAGTTGTCTCGTATCTGGTCGATAATAAGATTTCCCGGACCTCTCCCGTTGTTCTCGCTCTGTGCGTACAGGTGTGTAAGTGCGATACCGATCGCACTGTCGCACAACGCCGGACAAAACGCAGGAACATCTTCCTCATAGGCAGCTCGAAGGATTGAGTTCGGATCTTCGATCCTTGAGCCGAGATATGCTAGAAACTCGCGCGACGAATACGCACGGGGCTCCAGCTCAGAAGCCATGTCTGCTATAGCAAACTCGACGCTCTCAAAATCGTCATTGCTGATATATGTATCGTAAATGCGATCGATTTTGAGGCCCTCTAGAACTCCATCGTTTGCGTGGGAGGATCCGATATAATGATGGAAGCCCAGCGCTTCGATGATGTCATGCGTTAGGTTCGCGCCTGTTGAAACAAGCGCATCGATCATGTGGTTCTTAATCATGTCCCTGACGACTTTTCGTAAGCCCCCAGGAACAATAGCACCAGCTATGCCGAGGAATATTGTAGCCTTTTCGTCCTTAACCATTGTGTCAAGCACGTTTCTTGCTTTAGCAAGATTGCGGCTCTGATACGATGTCGCTTCGAATCCCCGAAGTAGCTGGTCTAATCCTTCGATCTTACTCAGATCGAGGTGCTGTATAGGGTGTTTTAATAAATCCCTTTTTTCCAACTGACCTCCTAGAAGGGCCTGACCTTTTTGAACCCAACCAATCTATAATAACGCTAAATATTTTTTTCCTCAATATATTTTTTAGCTAAACGAGCAGCTGCATAACAAAAGCCTGCCCTAATTCTCGAGAATTATCGCGACATTATCGATTAATTAGTGCAAGCTCATTAAACAAACAATATTAGGATAGTGATATTGTGTTCGGTAGTCAATATTTTGCAGCAAATTTAGGGGCGGGCGACCTTAAATTCGTTCTTCTTCATACATCTTTTTTAGCCGCTCGAGTGTTCCCTGCAGGTCGGCCGGCAGTTGGTCTTCAAAGCACATGCGCTCACCCGTTCTCGGATGCGTGAACTCTAGACGATACGCGTGCAAAAACTGCCTGGCAAGACCGAGATCGCGCTTCGAACCATTCGTGCCGTATACGGGATCGCCCACGACGGGATGGTGGATATACTTCATGTGCACTCGTATCTGATGTGTCCGCCCCGTCTTCAGACTTACCTCGGCCAGGCTATAATCATCATACATCGCGATCAGGCGATAATGGCTGATCGCATCACGTGCGGCTGTGCCCATAACTGACATCTTCTGCCGAAAACGTGGGCTTCTACCTATCGGGGCATCGACCGTACCCTCGATCTCCTTAAAGCGACCGTGCACCAGCGTAAGATAGGTCCGCTTGATTTCGCGGTCTTTGAGCTCTTTGCTTAATGCCTGATGAGCTTGGTCGTTTTTTGCGACGATCATCAGCCCGGATGTATCTTTGTCGAGCCGGTGGATTATGCCCGGGCGCGTCACTCCGCCGATTCCTGATAGGTTTTCAGCATGTGCGAGCAGCGCGTTTACCAGCGTCCCGCTTGAATGACCGTGCGCCGGATGTACGACCATTCCGGCCGGCTTCGACAACACAATTAGATCGTTATCTTCATATTTAATATCGAGCGGGATATTCTCAGGTTGGATTTCGGTTAGCTCCGGCGGCGGAATCGTTACATCGATTATTTGGCCGTTTTGCACACGGTAATTCTTTGCTAAATGTTTACCGTCGACCAGCACTAACCCCCGGTCGATGAGAGTTTGCGCAAAACTTCGTGATGTTATATCCGGGTTTTTCGAGAGAAAGACATCTAACCGCTCACCGGCGTCATCGGCACCGACAAGCAGGGAGAACTCAAACATCTCCTTGTCATCACTAAGTATCTCGTTGTCTTCTTCGCGCATCTACTTGTTTGCCCGTTTAATCTCGAGTTGACCTTGCCTCAGGTAGTATCCAAAGATAACCGTAATACCGGATATAAACATCACGATGCTAAAGGCCTGCGAAGCGCTCATCCCTAACAAAAACGCAGGGTTCGCGCGGAAGAATTCAACAATAAATCTGAACAAGCCATAGAGCGTAATGAATACCCAAAATAGCATTCCGTCGCTTTTTATTCGCGGCCTCAGCCACAGCAGAACGCCCAGAGTTACGATATTATATGCAAACTCATAGAGCTGTGTCGGTTGAAGCGGTATACCGAGCGGGCGGGCGAAGGATTCCGCATTATTAAAAGTAACGCCCCAGGGCAACGTTGTTTCTTTGCCGTAACAACATCCATTGGCGAAGCAACCAAGCCTGCCGATTGCCGAACCGAGCGCCAATGACGGGGCAACCATGTCGGCAATTTTTCCAACGGGAAGTTTGCGCAGCTTAACGTACCCCACAACAGCGAGGGCGCCGCCGATTAAGCCGCCGTAAAATACAAGGCCGCCCTGCCAGATTGCAAATATTTGGGCAACGTTGCTCGCAAATTCAGACCAAAAATCAATAACATAGACGATTCTCGCGCCGAGAATACCGCCGATCATCGCGAACAAAACGATATCGTAGGCAATATCCGGGTTAAACCCTTTCCGCTTGGCTTCACTTCGAATAAGAATTACCGCAACCAAGAATGCGATTGCCATCGCCACGCCGTAGGTGTGAATTGTTAGCGGTCCTATTTTAAAAAGTACTGGTAGCACAAATAATCATCCTTCTATTAATGCGTATTCTATGAACTCGGCTGTTTTGCTTGGACAACTTCCTTTCGTGCGCTGCTGAGCAGCATGAGAATTACCAGGCCGATACCGATAACAATCGCCGAATCAGCCACGTTAAACACCGGCCATATCCGAAAATCGATAAAATCGGTGACTTTACCGAGATACACCCTGTCTATAAGATTACCAAAAGCGCCACCCAGCACAAGGCCAAATGATACCTTGGAAAGCTTGTCAACCGGTCGCGCAAACCAGTAATACGAAAGCGTGATCATAATAACCAGGACGCTCACAATCAGAAATATGAATTGATGGTTTGGCAGCATGCCGAATGCAGCACCGGGATTCTTTACATACGTGATGTGCAACACTCCCGGTATTACGGGAATGGAATCTCCTGACGCCATGGATAAGCGAATGAAAACTTTAGTTGCCTGGTCGAGTACTATAACAACCAATGCTATGATAGCTAGAAACACCGGTGCACCTCTCTAAAACCGGTTGACACGATAATTGTCGGAGCTGCTGAAATCATTACATATAAACATCTCACACGGCAATAGTCGTTATGTGTGCCCTATACATAGTAAAGCTTGCACTTAATTTGGCGCAAGCTTTATATATTATTAGGCTTTTAGTGTCTCAGCGCGTGAACTCCTTGTAGCCTCGAATTGAAGCTAGACTACCAGCTTCGCTCCTCGTTTTTTTTGTCCTCAATACACAAATCCGTATATGGGATCGCTTCGAGACGTTCCCTTTCGATTGGACGACCGCATACCCTGCAGAAACCGTATGTAACGTCTTCGATACGCTTCAAGGCCTCATTTACTTTTACGATCAGGTCGTTTACGTTTAGCGATAGCGAAAGATCCTTTTCGCGCATGAACGTCTCGGTGCCTATATCAGCGAGATGATTCTGGATCATCTCGTCATTGATCCACTCGCTTTGGCTCTGGTCCATTGTGCTATCAACGTACTTCTGCTCGCTCTCAAGACGCTTTTTTTCTGCTAACAGCCACTCCCTGAACTTGTTGAGCTCTTTCTCGTCCACGGGACTTCCCCCTTAACCGCAATTCCTTAACCGTTGTCCTATACGAGAGCCCTGTCCCACAACAACCCATTGCTAATGCAACGACAATTTATTGCTAATGCAACAATTTATAAGGTAATTTTATATACCCGTCGACGGTGGTTTACTATCAAACGTGCACCATGACTGCGGCGCAGCGCGCGCATAAGCTCGGGTGATCCGCCTCCTCGCCGACCGTCTCTTCATAACGCCAGCAACGCTCGCACTTTACGCCCGGTGCCGCCGAGACTTTTACCGCGAGGTTCGGGATGAGTTCGCTCTTGAACGCATCCGCCGGAGCCTCAAAATACGGTAGTAATACCACATTGGACACGATCATGACCTGGGCAAGCGCATCCCCGTAATGGCCGTGTGCGTAACGGTCCAAGAATTCCCTGGTCGCACCATCCACATAAAGCTCAACTTGGGCTTCGAGCGGGCTGCCAATGGCCTTCGCATTTCGGGCCTCTTCCAACGCCTTTGCTACTTCGCCTCTGATTTTGAGGATCTTATTCCACGTTCCATCGAGCTCCGGATTGAGGTAGCTCTCATTTGCAACCGGCCAATCACTTAAATGGACGCTTGCAACATCGCGCGCGCTTTCCGGGATATAGCCCCAGATCTCTTCACACGTGAACGCGAGAACCGGTGCAAGCATTTTCGTAAAGGTCACCAGTATCTCAAACATTACGGTTTGAGCGGCTTTACGTTCAACCGAGTTTGGCGCCGACGCATACAATCTGTCTTTTAATATATCGAGATAGAGCGAGCTCAACTCATTCGTAAAGAAATTGTAGACCGTATGGTACATCGCGTGATAGCGATAATCATCAAAGTTGGTCGTTACCGTTTTTAGCAATGCCGTCATCTCATGAAGAGCCCATTTATCGACCTCAAGCATCTCGTCATATTCGACCGTATCAATGCCGGGCTTAAAATCATACAGGTTTCCGAGCAGGAACCTGAATGTATTCCTGATTCTTCTATACGCTTCACCGACGTGCTTTAAGATATCAGGCGAGATCGCAACGTCAACGCTATAGTCGCTGGATGCGACCCAGAGACGCAAAATATCTGCGCCCGACTGCTTGATGACATCAAGCGGATCGACGGTATTTCCGAGCGATTTGCTCATTTTGCGACCGTCGCCATCAACAACGAACCCGTGTGTTAGAACCGAATCAAACGGGGCTCTATCGTATACGCCAGTCGACGTCATAAGCGACGACTGGAACCAGCCGCGATGCTGATCGCTGCCCTCCAGATACAGATCTGCCGGCCACCGCAAATCGGGCCACACCTTAAGAACAGCCTCGTGACTTACGCCGGACTCAAACCAGACATCGAGAATATCGGTCTCTTTAGTGAGCGTCATGCCGCCGCAATGCGGGCACGCAAAGCCTTGCGGCAAGATTTCCTCCGCACTCTTCGTAAACCAGGCATCCGCGCCTTCGTTCATAAAGAGGTCGATAACCGCATTAATTGTTGTTTTATTGACGACAGCTTCCTGGCAATCGCCACAGTAAAACGCCGGAATCGGCACGCCCCATGCGCGCTGGCGCGAAATACACCAGTCGGGTCTGGTCTCAACCATGCCGTTGATGCGCCGTACGCTCCAATCCGGTATCCACTTAACGTTATTGATCGCTTTCAGCGCTTCACCGCGCAGATTATTGATATCCATCGAGACGAACCACTGCTCTGTCGCCCTGAAGATAACCGGGTTCTTGCAGCGCCAACAGCACGGATAGGCGTGCGCAATTGAAGTTGAATATGCTAATAATCCCTTTTCACGCAAGAAATCTAATATCTTGGGATTGGCATCGTAAATCGACATACCGGCCCATTGCCCTGCTTCTTTTGTAAACATACCGTTGCCGTCAACCGACATCGGCGCCGGTAAATCATATCTTAAGCCGGTCAGATAGTCTTCCTGGCCGTGGCCGGGCGCCGTGTGAACCGCGCCGGTACCTGTATCCAAACCAACGTAATCAGCAAGAACAACAACGCCCTCTTTCTCAGGAAAGAGCGGGTGTTCGTATTTCAAGAACTCC
Coding sequences:
- the ileS gene encoding isoleucine--tRNA ligase — its product is MSEQPKQDYKTTLNLPQTDFPMRAGLPQREPETLKHWSDTHLYGEIRKKSAGKPKFILHDGPPYANGNIHAGTAMNKILKDIIVKYKTMAGFDSPYVPGWDCHGQPIEHNVEKQLGEKAKTISRADFRTLCKEYAMGFVDKQRSQFMRLGVTGDWFDPYLTLRHEYEAANVKIFGELYECGLIYKRRKPIHWCIHDHTALAEAEIEYKEESSPSIYVKFPLKSEFAPIAAHSEPKFVVIWTTTPWTLPANVAVAVHPDASYTAVKTAGQILIFTEARLDEVAAEIGIGEYEIVARFKGSDMEFLKYEHPLFPEKEGVVVLADYVGLDTGTGAVHTAPGHGQEDYLTGLRYDLPAPMSVDGNGMFTKEAGQWAGMSIYDANPKILDFLREKGLLAYSTSIAHAYPCCWRCKNPVIFRATEQWFVSMDINNLRGEALKAINNVKWIPDWSVRRINGMVETRPDWCISRQRAWGVPIPAFYCGDCQEAVVNKTTINAVIDLFMNEGADAWFTKSAEEILPQGFACPHCGGMTLTKETDILDVWFESGVSHEAVLKVWPDLRWPADLYLEGSDQHRGWFQSSLMTSTGVYDRAPFDSVLTHGFVVDGDGRKMSKSLGNTVDPLDVIKQSGADILRLWVASSDYSVDVAISPDILKHVGEAYRRIRNTFRFLLGNLYDFKPGIDTVEYDEMLEVDKWALHEMTALLKTVTTNFDDYRYHAMYHTVYNFFTNELSSLYLDILKDRLYASAPNSVERKAAQTVMFEILVTFTKMLAPVLAFTCEEIWGYIPESARDVASVHLSDWPVANESYLNPELDGTWNKILKIRGEVAKALEEARNAKAIGSPLEAQVELYVDGATREFLDRYAHGHYGDALAQVMIVSNVVLLPYFEAPADAFKSELIPNLAVKVSAAPGVKCERCWRYEETVGEEADHPSLCARCAAVMVHV